A region of Culicoides brevitarsis isolate CSIRO-B50_1 chromosome 1, AGI_CSIRO_Cbre_v1, whole genome shotgun sequence DNA encodes the following proteins:
- the LOC134827980 gene encoding DNA-directed RNA polymerases I and III subunit RPAC1, with protein MPRHERNKPKLTLEEYKVKTDAEDYGLADELWDFERFQQKLQMVRVHREDKKLEFDIIGIPVSVANAIRRIMLSEVPSMAIEKVYIYNNTTIIQDEVLAHRLGLIPLKADPRFFEYKSDPNEEGTENDTLEFELKFRCGKKDKDGPSYEKNYNCYSGQIKWLPKGRQGTLYKEKDIGPIEADILLAKMRPGHELDLKLLAVKGIGKDHAKFSPVATAWYRLLPEITLNREVVGQDAYLLQKCFSPGVIEVDKSGKAVVKEARNDSCSRNVYRYPQIADAVTLSRVRDHFIFTIESVGAMEPEDIFIEAVKVLKKKCLTILEEIK; from the coding sequence atgccaaGACACGAGAGAAACAAGCCTAAGCTCACATTAGAGGAGTATAAAGTGAAGACCGATGCTGAAGATTATGGTTTAGCTGACGAATTGTGGGATTTTGAGaggtttcaacaaaaattgcaaatggTACGAGTACATCgtgaagacaaaaaattggagTTTGATATTATTGGCATACCGGTATCTGTTGCCAATGCCATTCGTCGGATTATGTTGAGCGAAGTTCCGTCCATGGCAATCGAGAAAGTTTACATTTACAACAACACGACAATTATTCAAGACGAAGTTCTAGCTCACAGATTAGGCCTGATACCATTGAAGGCTGATCCACGTTTCTTTGAATACAAGAGCGATCCAAATGAAGAGGGAACCGAAAACGATACTCTCGAGTTTGAGTTGAAATTCCGGTGTGGAAAGAAGGACAAAGATGGTCCaagttatgagaaaaattacaattgtTATTCCGGACAAATAAAGTGGTTACCTAAAGGCCGGCAAGGAACATTGTATAAAGAAAAAGATATTGGACCAATCGAAGCCGATATTTTACTGGCAAAAATGCGTCCGGGACACGAATTAGATTTGAAGTTGCTAGCTGTAAAGGGTATTGGGAAGGATCATGCTAAATTCAGTCCCGTAGCGACAGCTTGGTATCGTCTTTTACCAGAAATCACGCTAAATCGTGAAGTTGTTGGACAAGATGCATATTTACTGCAAAAATGCTTTAGTCCCGGTGTGATAGAAGTCGATAAGAGTGGAAAAGCCGTCGTTAAAGAAGCTCGAAACGATAGTTGCAGTCGAAATGTCTACAGGTATCCTCAAATAGCAGACGCTGTGACATTGAGTCGAGTGAgagatcattttatttttacaattgagTCTGTAGGAGCTATGGAGCcagaagatatttttattgaggCCGTCAAAGTGCTCAAAAAGAAGTGTTTAACAATTTtggaagaaataaaataa
- the LOC134827976 gene encoding eukaryotic translation initiation factor 3 subunit A isoform X2 encodes MARYIQRPENALKRANEFIDVGKPARALDTLQEVFRNKKWTYTWSESVIEPIMFKYLDLCVELKKSHIAKEGLFQYRNMFQLVNVGSLENVIRGYLKMAEKRTEEAQKKSSDAVLDIDDLDNLTTPESILMSAVSGEDAQDRSDRTILLPWVKFLWESYCQCLELLRINSHCENLYHDIARMAFQFCLKYNCKMEFRKLCEKLRKHLEDICKPSTQTANVNIQRPETQQLNLDTRLYQLDSAIHMELWQEAYKAIEDIHGLMGLSKKAPLPKTMANYYQKLAMVFWKAGNKLFHSAALLKFFQLSREMKKNITTEELQRLASHVLIATVAIPLPSAHPEFDRFIETDKSPYEKAQKLATLLGLNQPPTRVSLLKDVARLNVVQLADPAFRDLFKWLEVEFDPLKLCSRVQTSIDVMNAKENEHLAQYVPAIQHVTLVRLVRQISQVYQSIDFTRILELSKFATTFQLERILVDCVRHNDMQITIDHKNKCIHFGTDLTESQREDRPDGPTLQSMPSEQIRSQLVNMSVVLHRALHTINPNHKKAERDAMRHQLVKYYHEHKDKAHEKILQRQKVIEDRKEFIERQNTEREEMELRRQEEQQRAIKLAEQKRLEMELEERQRKKQENEIALIKKKNYEERVQQISKTEIGKKIIEKLDQKEDQTLDPDALAAIEQDQLAKERKELQSKLKSQEKKVDYFERAKRLEEIPLIEKYLAEKQMQDKEFWEKQEAARIEAAIAERKNAISTRERLTRMYEDRDAFLEKLRTERKSVHLEKLKQFELFLEEEKKKRLLMRVDMRRKERRAAYLREKEEERQRIEDEIRKKKEEEERIERERRAKEREIELEKLRLQAEKQRLKEEEAERKLAEERSQRLAQYPERDSSRRDDKRGGDDASNWRKEESKSQSNWRERPTTATSAGISQVDGGERQGAGKSEPWRPKFRDIDNEQAPGSPEKWRRKDDRPITRRPADDRLPEDRERRIPDGDRPIRRDDRRDNRRDDRRGGDDRRGGDDRRGGDDRRGGDDRRGGDDRRGGGGFGRRNDRGGADRESTDWRSRPAQKSEDTNWRTVRDDRRDQGRDRQGDDRRPPQQEKAPREENEWRDVKRR; translated from the exons ATGGCAAGATACATACAACGTCCGGAAAACGCTTTGAAAAGAGCGAACG AGTTTATCGATGTTGGAAAGCCAGCGCGTGCTCTTGATACACTTCAAGAAGTGTTTCGCAATAAAAAATGGACTTATACCTGGTCAGAGTCGGTGATTGAACCCATCATGTTCAAATACTTGGATTTGTGTGTGgagttaaaaaaatcccaTATTGCCAAGGAAGGCTTATTCCAATACAGGAACATGTTCCAACTG gtTAATGTTGGCTCTTTGGAAAACGTCATCAGAGGATACCTGAAGATGGCCGAGAAACGAACGGAGGAAGCTCAAAAGAAATCATCCGATGCCGTCCTCGACATCGATGACTTGGACAACTTGACAACGCCTGAGAGTATTCTTATGTCCGCAGTGAGTGGCGAGGACGCTCAAGATCGGTCTGATCGTACTATTCTTCTGCCGTGGGTCAAGTTCTTGTGGGAATCCTATTGCCAGTGCTTGGAATTATTGCGTATCAACTCGCATTGTGAGAATTTGTATCACGATATTGCTCGCATGGCATTCCAATTTTGTCTCAAGTACAACTGCAAAATGGAATTTAGGAAATTATGCGAAAAGTTACGCAAGCACTTGGAAGACATCTGCAAGCCGAGCACGCAAACGGCAAATGTGAACATCCAGCGACCGGAAACGCAACAACTTAATTTGGATACGCGTCTATATCAACTAGATAGTGCCATTCATATGGAGTTGTGGCAAGAAGCTTACAAAGCCATTGAAGACATCCACGGATTAATGGGATTGTCTAAGAAGGCTCCCTTGCCAAAAACCATGGCTAATTATTATCAGAAACTTGCCATGGTATTTTGGAAGGCCGGCAACAAGCTCTTCCATTCCGCTGCTTTGCTGAAATTCTTCCAATTGTCGCGtgagatgaagaaaaatattacgaCTGAAGAATTACAACGTCTCGCATCGCACGTCTTGATTGCTACAGTCGCTATTCCTTTACCCTCTGCCCATCCGGAGTTTGATAGATTCATTGAAACTGACAAGAGTCCATATGAGAAGGCACAAAAACTTGCTACGCTTTTGGGACTCAATCAACCTCCGACAAGAGTGTCACTTTTAAAAGATGTTGCTCGCCTCAATGTGGTTCAACTTGCTGATCCGGCATTCCGCGATCTCTTCAAGTGGTTGGAAGTTGAATTTGATCCTCTCAAGTTGTGCAGTCGTGTGCAAACAAGCATCGATGTCATGAATGCCAAGGAGAACGAGCATTTGGCTCAATACGTTCCAGCAATCCAGCATGTTACGTTAGTTCGGCTTGTGCGTCAAATTTCGCAAGTGTACCAGTCAATTGACTTTACTCGAATTCTCGAGTTGTCCAAATTCGCAACTACTTTCCAACTGGAACGCATCTTGGTTGACTGCGTTCGGCATAACGACATGCAAATAACTATTGATCACAAGAATAAGTGCATTCACTTTGGCACAGACTTGACCGAAAGTCAGCGTGAAGATCGCCCAGATGGTCCAACGCTTCAAAGTATGCCTTCGGAGCAGATTCGATCGCAATTAGTCAATATGTCTGTTGTCCTGCATCGTGCATTGCATACCATCAATCCGAATCACAAGAAGGCCGAACGTGATGCGATGCGCCACCAACTCGTTAAATACTACCATGAGCACAAGGACAAGGCACACGAAAAGATTTTGCAACGTCAAAAGGTCATTGAGGACCGCAAGGAGTTTATTGAACGACAAAATACTGAACGGGAAGAAATGGAGTTGAGACGCCAGGAGGAGCAACAACGCGCCATCAAGCTAGCGGAGCAAAAACGCTTAGAAATGGAATTGGAGGAACGGCAACGTAAGAAGCAAGAGAACGAGATTGCGTTGATTAAAAAGAAGAACTACGAGGAACGcgttcagcaaatttcaaaaactgaaattggtaaaaaaattatcgaaaagtTGGATCAGAAGGAAGATCAAACCTTGGATCCTGATGCACTGGCTGCTATCGAACAAGATCAGTTAGCGAAGGAGCGCAAAGAGCTGCAATCGAAACTCAAATCGCAAGAAAAGAAGGTGGATTACTTCGAACGGGCCAAGCGTTTGGAAGAAATTCCTTTGATCGAAAAGTATTTGGCTGAAAAGCAAATGCAAGATAAAGAGTTCTGGGAGAAACAAGAAGCTGCGAGAATTGAAGCAGCCATTGCAGAACGTAAAAACGCAATTTCAACGCGAGAACGTTTAACTAGAATGTACGAAGACCGAGATGCTTTCTTGGAGAAATTGCGTACTGAACGTAAATCTGTTCACTTGGAGAAATTGAAGCAGTTTGAATTGTTTttggaagaagaaaagaagaaacgtTTATTAATGCGTGTCGATATGCGACGCAAAGAGCGTCGAGCTGCCTATTTAcgcgaaaaagaagaagagagaCAACGTATTGAAGACGAAATTCGCAAAAAGAAGGAAGAAGAAGAGCGAATCGAACGCGAGCGACGTGCTAAGGAACGTGAAATTGAGTTGGAAAAGTTGCGTTTGCAAGCGGAAAAGCAACGCCTGAAGGAAGAAGAGGCCGAGCGTAAACTCGCTGAAGAGCGCTCACAACGCTTGGCTCAATATCCGGAAAGGGACTCATCTCGGCGAGATGATAAGCGAGGGGGCGACGATGCATCAAACTGGCGCAAAGAAGAATCGAAATCACAATCGAATTGGCGTGAGAGACCAACTACTGCCACTAGTGCTGGTATCTCTCAAGTCGATGGCGGAGAACGTCAAGGAGCTGGAAAATCTGAGCCATGGCGTCCTAAATTCCGGGACATTGATAATGAGCAAGCTCCCGGTTCTCCCGAAAAATGGCGTCGTAAGGACGATCGTCCGATTACGCGTCGACCAGCTGACGACAGATTGCCCGAAGATAGAGAGCGTCGCATCCCGGATGGAGATCGTCCTATTCGTCGAGATGACCGAAGAGACAACCGACGGGACGATAGACGCGGTGGCGACGATAGACGCGGTGGCGATGATAGACGCGGTGGTGATGATAGGCGCGGTGGTGATGATAGACGGGGTGGAGACGATAGACGCGGTGGTGGTGGATTTGGACGCCGAAATGATCGTGGAGGAGCTGATCGTGAATCTACGGATTGGCGAAGCCGTCCTGCTC aAAAATCAGAAGACACCAATTGGCGCACAGTAAGAGATGATCGACGTGACCAAGGTCGGGACCGACAAGGAGATGACAGACGTCCACCTCAACAAGAGAAGG ccCCACGCGAAGAAAATGAATGGAGAGATGTCAAAAGACgctaa
- the LOC134827976 gene encoding eukaryotic translation initiation factor 3 subunit A isoform X1, which yields MARYIQRPENALKRANEFIDVGKPARALDTLQEVFRNKKWTYTWSESVIEPIMFKYLDLCVELKKSHIAKEGLFQYRNMFQLVNVGSLENVIRGYLKMAEKRTEEAQKKSSDAVLDIDDLDNLTTPESILMSAVSGEDAQDRSDRTILLPWVKFLWESYCQCLELLRINSHCENLYHDIARMAFQFCLKYNCKMEFRKLCEKLRKHLEDICKPSTQTANVNIQRPETQQLNLDTRLYQLDSAIHMELWQEAYKAIEDIHGLMGLSKKAPLPKTMANYYQKLAMVFWKAGNKLFHSAALLKFFQLSREMKKNITTEELQRLASHVLIATVAIPLPSAHPEFDRFIETDKSPYEKAQKLATLLGLNQPPTRVSLLKDVARLNVVQLADPAFRDLFKWLEVEFDPLKLCSRVQTSIDVMNAKENEHLAQYVPAIQHVTLVRLVRQISQVYQSIDFTRILELSKFATTFQLERILVDCVRHNDMQITIDHKNKCIHFGTDLTESQREDRPDGPTLQSMPSEQIRSQLVNMSVVLHRALHTINPNHKKAERDAMRHQLVKYYHEHKDKAHEKILQRQKVIEDRKEFIERQNTEREEMELRRQEEQQRAIKLAEQKRLEMELEERQRKKQENEIALIKKKNYEERVQQISKTEIGKKIIEKLDQKEDQTLDPDALAAIEQDQLAKERKELQSKLKSQEKKVDYFERAKRLEEIPLIEKYLAEKQMQDKEFWEKQEAARIEAAIAERKNAISTRERLTRMYEDRDAFLEKLRTERKSVHLEKLKQFELFLEEEKKKRLLMRVDMRRKERRAAYLREKEEERQRIEDEIRKKKEEEERIERERRAKEREIELEKLRLQAEKQRLKEEEAERKLAEERSQRLAQYPERDSSRRDDKRGGDDASNWRKEESKSQSNWRERPTTATSAGISQVDGGERQGAGKSEPWRPKFRDIDNEQAPGSPEKWRRKDDRPITRRPADDRLPEDRERRIPDGDRPIRRDDRRDNRRDDRRGGDDRRGGDDRRGGDDRRGGDDRRGGDDRRGGGGFGRRNDRGGADRESTDWRSRPAQEKSEDTNWRTVRDDRRDQGRDRQGDDRRPPQQEKAPREENEWRDVKRR from the exons ATGGCAAGATACATACAACGTCCGGAAAACGCTTTGAAAAGAGCGAACG AGTTTATCGATGTTGGAAAGCCAGCGCGTGCTCTTGATACACTTCAAGAAGTGTTTCGCAATAAAAAATGGACTTATACCTGGTCAGAGTCGGTGATTGAACCCATCATGTTCAAATACTTGGATTTGTGTGTGgagttaaaaaaatcccaTATTGCCAAGGAAGGCTTATTCCAATACAGGAACATGTTCCAACTG gtTAATGTTGGCTCTTTGGAAAACGTCATCAGAGGATACCTGAAGATGGCCGAGAAACGAACGGAGGAAGCTCAAAAGAAATCATCCGATGCCGTCCTCGACATCGATGACTTGGACAACTTGACAACGCCTGAGAGTATTCTTATGTCCGCAGTGAGTGGCGAGGACGCTCAAGATCGGTCTGATCGTACTATTCTTCTGCCGTGGGTCAAGTTCTTGTGGGAATCCTATTGCCAGTGCTTGGAATTATTGCGTATCAACTCGCATTGTGAGAATTTGTATCACGATATTGCTCGCATGGCATTCCAATTTTGTCTCAAGTACAACTGCAAAATGGAATTTAGGAAATTATGCGAAAAGTTACGCAAGCACTTGGAAGACATCTGCAAGCCGAGCACGCAAACGGCAAATGTGAACATCCAGCGACCGGAAACGCAACAACTTAATTTGGATACGCGTCTATATCAACTAGATAGTGCCATTCATATGGAGTTGTGGCAAGAAGCTTACAAAGCCATTGAAGACATCCACGGATTAATGGGATTGTCTAAGAAGGCTCCCTTGCCAAAAACCATGGCTAATTATTATCAGAAACTTGCCATGGTATTTTGGAAGGCCGGCAACAAGCTCTTCCATTCCGCTGCTTTGCTGAAATTCTTCCAATTGTCGCGtgagatgaagaaaaatattacgaCTGAAGAATTACAACGTCTCGCATCGCACGTCTTGATTGCTACAGTCGCTATTCCTTTACCCTCTGCCCATCCGGAGTTTGATAGATTCATTGAAACTGACAAGAGTCCATATGAGAAGGCACAAAAACTTGCTACGCTTTTGGGACTCAATCAACCTCCGACAAGAGTGTCACTTTTAAAAGATGTTGCTCGCCTCAATGTGGTTCAACTTGCTGATCCGGCATTCCGCGATCTCTTCAAGTGGTTGGAAGTTGAATTTGATCCTCTCAAGTTGTGCAGTCGTGTGCAAACAAGCATCGATGTCATGAATGCCAAGGAGAACGAGCATTTGGCTCAATACGTTCCAGCAATCCAGCATGTTACGTTAGTTCGGCTTGTGCGTCAAATTTCGCAAGTGTACCAGTCAATTGACTTTACTCGAATTCTCGAGTTGTCCAAATTCGCAACTACTTTCCAACTGGAACGCATCTTGGTTGACTGCGTTCGGCATAACGACATGCAAATAACTATTGATCACAAGAATAAGTGCATTCACTTTGGCACAGACTTGACCGAAAGTCAGCGTGAAGATCGCCCAGATGGTCCAACGCTTCAAAGTATGCCTTCGGAGCAGATTCGATCGCAATTAGTCAATATGTCTGTTGTCCTGCATCGTGCATTGCATACCATCAATCCGAATCACAAGAAGGCCGAACGTGATGCGATGCGCCACCAACTCGTTAAATACTACCATGAGCACAAGGACAAGGCACACGAAAAGATTTTGCAACGTCAAAAGGTCATTGAGGACCGCAAGGAGTTTATTGAACGACAAAATACTGAACGGGAAGAAATGGAGTTGAGACGCCAGGAGGAGCAACAACGCGCCATCAAGCTAGCGGAGCAAAAACGCTTAGAAATGGAATTGGAGGAACGGCAACGTAAGAAGCAAGAGAACGAGATTGCGTTGATTAAAAAGAAGAACTACGAGGAACGcgttcagcaaatttcaaaaactgaaattggtaaaaaaattatcgaaaagtTGGATCAGAAGGAAGATCAAACCTTGGATCCTGATGCACTGGCTGCTATCGAACAAGATCAGTTAGCGAAGGAGCGCAAAGAGCTGCAATCGAAACTCAAATCGCAAGAAAAGAAGGTGGATTACTTCGAACGGGCCAAGCGTTTGGAAGAAATTCCTTTGATCGAAAAGTATTTGGCTGAAAAGCAAATGCAAGATAAAGAGTTCTGGGAGAAACAAGAAGCTGCGAGAATTGAAGCAGCCATTGCAGAACGTAAAAACGCAATTTCAACGCGAGAACGTTTAACTAGAATGTACGAAGACCGAGATGCTTTCTTGGAGAAATTGCGTACTGAACGTAAATCTGTTCACTTGGAGAAATTGAAGCAGTTTGAATTGTTTttggaagaagaaaagaagaaacgtTTATTAATGCGTGTCGATATGCGACGCAAAGAGCGTCGAGCTGCCTATTTAcgcgaaaaagaagaagagagaCAACGTATTGAAGACGAAATTCGCAAAAAGAAGGAAGAAGAAGAGCGAATCGAACGCGAGCGACGTGCTAAGGAACGTGAAATTGAGTTGGAAAAGTTGCGTTTGCAAGCGGAAAAGCAACGCCTGAAGGAAGAAGAGGCCGAGCGTAAACTCGCTGAAGAGCGCTCACAACGCTTGGCTCAATATCCGGAAAGGGACTCATCTCGGCGAGATGATAAGCGAGGGGGCGACGATGCATCAAACTGGCGCAAAGAAGAATCGAAATCACAATCGAATTGGCGTGAGAGACCAACTACTGCCACTAGTGCTGGTATCTCTCAAGTCGATGGCGGAGAACGTCAAGGAGCTGGAAAATCTGAGCCATGGCGTCCTAAATTCCGGGACATTGATAATGAGCAAGCTCCCGGTTCTCCCGAAAAATGGCGTCGTAAGGACGATCGTCCGATTACGCGTCGACCAGCTGACGACAGATTGCCCGAAGATAGAGAGCGTCGCATCCCGGATGGAGATCGTCCTATTCGTCGAGATGACCGAAGAGACAACCGACGGGACGATAGACGCGGTGGCGACGATAGACGCGGTGGCGATGATAGACGCGGTGGTGATGATAGGCGCGGTGGTGATGATAGACGGGGTGGAGACGATAGACGCGGTGGTGGTGGATTTGGACGCCGAAATGATCGTGGAGGAGCTGATCGTGAATCTACGGATTGGCGAAGCCGTCCTGCTC aagaAAAATCAGAAGACACCAATTGGCGCACAGTAAGAGATGATCGACGTGACCAAGGTCGGGACCGACAAGGAGATGACAGACGTCCACCTCAACAAGAGAAGG ccCCACGCGAAGAAAATGAATGGAGAGATGTCAAAAGACgctaa